The genomic segment GGTTCAAAGTTGagtaaaatttatattttttaatattttcaaagtATCTTAGTGTAGCTAAAAGCGATGGTTAGATTAAAATgctttttccccttttttgaCCAGAGGGgtccttttttttatgataaaaaattcaaagttccaactttacaaaaataatgtcaaaaacaacttaaaaaagGTAGGCGTCTACTTAAACCAAAATGGAAAACTGTTCATTTCGAAATCTGATTTGGAGATGTCTCTgggaaatttcaaaaattcatttattttctgTAGTAGTAGTCACAAGTAAACAATGTATCCAAATTCATTTCACTTTAGAACAATTTATTTCCTCGTTAtacaatttcaaaatttttaggAGCAGGGAAGAGATCCGTGCGATCCACACAATTTGGTCAGTAGTTCCCGGATCTTTAGCAATAGACACTTCGTAGGTGGCCGCCTTTGAAGTGTCCACCCTCAAGAACCGTGTTTCACGGAATATTCCAGCATGCATTAGAGCCTCAATCTGATGCATGTGGGTTCCTGCAGCAAGTGGCTTACCAGACTAAGACTATTTGGATGCGAACCAAATCGGATAGGGCAGCTTAAGGATGAACCCGTTGTATACTCGTCTGTGTCTGAAAATAAATCTTGATGCCATCGTTACGGTTCACAAAGTAACCCACTGGATTGGCCTCGATCACGGCTTGTGCCTTGTCCTCCATAGTGTGATCCGATAGATAAAAGATGGCCCAGCAGGTATCCGAAAGCACTTCAACATCAAAATCCAACAAAAGTTGCTTTAGCACCGGCAGCAACCGATTTGCCTCGTAGGTGGAGGATTCTTGAAGCGACACAGACCTAAAATCAGTTTAACCAACTGACGAAGCAGTGGAAGCCGGGTTCTTGAGTTTGTCACAGCCAAAAATACAATCGAGTCGTGATGGTGGTAAAGGTAATCTCGTGCAATACTCGTTAAGGCCCAGGAAGCCGTAGCAAGGCAGTCATCTTGGAAGCTACTCAGTGAATTCGTCACCCTTTTCAAAGTATAAACAACTAAAATTTAAGGGTAAGTGTTTCTGAAGACTtaacattaaacaaaaattaatttacattttattaGGACGAAAACTTGTGGTATTCGACGTGTCTCTTCCCGAATGGCAAGATGATTCAATTATCtgaaatatatgtacttatacaCAGTTATTATAAGAAGGACTTTGTTGCCAAGTGGCAACAAAAGACaacttatgtatataaaaaaaaaacaaattaaaacaaacCATTAATGTTTCCTAGTTTAATTTATCACTCTTAGAACttcaaaagaaaaagtgtaactaatactttttaaatttataatttaatttatttccgAAATTCGTGTTAATAGTTTAGTAATTGTTTGTAGCTCGAAACCCGAAAAGAAACTAAGTGAGTACTACAGTGAATGTGATACTTATACAAGTTTGAGTTTGACAAGTTTAGCTAATTTCCATGGAGTGCTTAGATTTTTTCTCACTTTTTTTGTTAGCCAGATTCTAGATACAGTAAAATCCCTTTATAGCATCCGTCTGAAATTCGAGACTATTTGGTACGTCTCCGTTTTCAGCAACGAACCGGACTATAGTGACAAAAGCTCTAAGAAATGATTTTGTATCAGTGATTTTGTAGTTGTAAAACTGTCACCTTTCCTTGGAAGGCATGAGTgtgaaagagaagaaaaatggCTAAAAAGCAACAGTGCGTAGAAGCCGCTTCAGTCGAAAGGGGCCAAAATATTTTATGGTTAGCATGTTTGTAAAAGGTTTCAAAATGAATAAActttttaatcaaaataaaatgttttatttaatatcatGGTTTCTTCATAAAAAGTCGCTACATATTCAtggaatataattttttagaTGTCGATTTTCTTAACTTAAATAATCTGTAATTTTAACATATAAGCAGTGTAAAGTGGCTTGAGATCTCGTACTTTAAATTTATACAGACAAATCTATTCAGAATTTCTGCAAAAGGCCACACCATTGTCAATTAGGACATCTACATCCTGTTCTTCCTTTGAAATCGAAAGCTGATTTTGTAGAGCTTTTGTCACTTTAATCAGGTTCGTTGCTGAAAACAGAGACATCCCAACCAAGTCATCGAATTCCGTCTGGATTTTACTGTATCTAGAATCTGGCTAACAAAAAAGGGAGAAAATATCTAAGCACTCcatggaaaatatataaacttgtCAAACTCAAACTTGTATAAGTATCACATTCACTGTAGTACTCACTTAGTTTCTTTTCGGGTTTCGAGCTACAAACAATTACTAAACTATTAACACGAATTTcggaaataaattaaattataaatttaaaaagtattagttacactttttcttttgaaGTTCTAAGAGTGATAAATTAAACTAGGAAACATTAATGGTTTgttttaattggttttttttatatacataagttGTCTTTTGTTGCCACTTGGCAACAAAGTCCTTCTTATAATAACTGtgtataagtacatatatttcaGATAATTGAATCATCTTGCCATTCGGGAAGAGACACGTCGAATACCACAAGTTTTCGTCCtaataaaatgtaaattaatttttgtttaatgttaAGTCTTCAGAAACACTTACCATTAAATTTTAGTTGTTTATACTTTGAAAAGGGTGACGAATTCACTGAGTAGCTTCCAAGATGACTGCCTTGCTACGGCTTCCTGGGCCTTAACGAGTATTGCACGAGATTACCTTTACCACCATCACGACTCGATTGTATTTTTGGCTGTGACAAACTCAAGAACCCGGCTTCCACTGCTTCGTCAGTTGGTTAAACTGATTTTAGGTCTGTGTCGCTTCAAGAATCCTCCACCTACGAGGCAAATCGGTTGCTGCCGGTGCTAAAGCAACTTTTGTTGGATTTTGATGTTGAAGTGCTTTCGGATACCTGCTGGGCCATCTTTTATCTATCGGATCACACTAAGGAGGACAAGGCACAAGCCGTGATCGAGGCCAATCCAGTGGGTTACTTTGTGAACCGTAACGATGGCATCAAGATTTATTTTCAGACACAGACGAGTATACAACGGATTCATCCTTAAGCTGCCCTATCCGATTTGGTTCGCATCCAAATAGTCTTAGTCTGGTAAGCCACTTGCTGCAGGAACCCACATGCATCAGATTGAGGCTCTAATGCATGCTGGAATATTTCGTGAAATACGGTTCTTGAGAGTGGACACTTCAAAGGCGGCCACCTGTGAGGTGTCCATTGCTAAAGATCCGGGAACTACTGACCAAATTGTGTGGATCGCACGGATCTCTTTCCTGCTcctaaaaattttgaaattgtaTAACGAGGAAATAAATTGTTCTAAAGTGAAATGAATTTGGATACATTGTTTACTTGTGACTACTACTAcagaaaataaatgaatttttgaaatttcccAGAGACATCTCCAAATCCGATTTCGAAATGAACAGTTTCAAATTTTGGTTTGAGTCGACGCCTACCTTTTGTAGTTGTTTTTTGAAGTAGAACCAAAGGTCGCATCCTTTCTAAAATATCCTAGTTTAGCTCATAGCCATTAGTCGTTTTCGAGACATCATGTTGATCAGTTGGTAAAAGAAGTTTTGAGGAAAACGCGTTTGAATCTGTTTTTAGTCGCTGCaactttttcaaaataaagattttaGAAATTGTTCACACGGGTCCAACCCTCATAATGTCGAATCTGCCGTTGACCCTTATCGTTGTTCTCAACTAACAAGATTTGAAGAAGGAAAACGTTTGCTAGTTAACCTGATTCTTGTTAAAGGTGAGAAAAgttagagaaaaaaaatgttggcaCAAATGATGAAGGGTAACAAAATGGGCGCTAAAACCATGTGTTTGACTGATCGCCCCGACCGACACAAAATCTCATTCGTACACATTGCAAAGACATTTGAGGGgatactttttgttttagttttttacaCATAACTTTTATTCCGCCATAAAATCCATTAAAATGCTTACGACATTGTGTTGCTTGTACATTTTTCGCatttgaaatcaataaacagCGCAATACAGTGACGGAACCAGCTCCATGTCAATCTCCTCCTCTACTCAGTCATCGTATAGCTTATTTGTCCTTGGCGTCTCCCTTGCCACCACGAATACGACCAGTACGACGGGCAGCAATGAGACCGACCTTGCGACCAGCGGATGTGCCACGCTTAACTGTCGATGCCTTACCAATATGTTGATGGTTACCACCACCGTGAGGATGCTCCACAGGGTTCATGGCAACACCACGCACCTTAGGCCAGCTGTTACGCTTCACCTTGTACTTGTGGTAGGCACGACCGGCCTTGAGGATGGGCTTGTCGATACGACCACCGCCGGCAACGATGCCGACCATGGCGCGATTGGCCGAGGGCACAACTTTCTTGGCGCCGGAAGGCAGCTTGACACGGGTCTTCTTGGTATCGGGATTGTGGGCAATCACGGTGGCGTAGTTGCCAGATGTGCGAGCCAAACGGCCGCGATCACCGGTTTTCTCTTCCAGATTGCAGATAATGGTACCTTCGGGCATCTGGCTCAATGGCATCACATTGCCAATCTGGAGGGTAGCCTTGCGTCCGCAGTAAACGAATTGGCCAGTGTGCATGCCCTCGGGGGCAATGAACAGCTCCTTGCGGATCTTGTAGCGGTAGGGATCACGGAAGTGAACCACAGCCAAGGGGGCACCACGACCGGGATCGTGGACGATGTCCTAAACCAAAACAATTAAGTCATTAGTATTAATGCGCAACATTTGGGACTTGATCACAAAACTTACCTTGACAACACCGCGAATGTAGCCAGAACGTTCAGCAAAGTCCAGCGAACGGAGCTTGGCGGCTCCCTTGCGCTTCTTGACGTGCGCCTTGAACACGGAACCGGCGCCCTTACGTTGTGCACGAATAACGCGACCCATTGCTGTGaatgaaaaaggaaatcaaACAATCACTATCAGAGTTCAATATTTACACttctacattttttttggaaagATTTTTTCTATTCTTAAATAGTTTTAATCAATGAAATATTCATGGCACTAACAAATAGTTTAAGTGatttcaacattttgtttattatttttattggaTGTAGgagatttgtttttaaattttccagATTAACAATTTTAAGCACCACAACCTACCGAATCTCgggtaaaaaagaaaagaaagagaaagagtaaGATATATGCCAACTGTCAAAAGTGACAGCCAGTGCAGCCAACTTCACTTAAGTTAAGCACATAAAGTGCTGTTGAGCGCACGGCTATAAGCTGTTAACATACtggttttttttggaaaacaaataaaagcaatTTTGAAAATTACATTGAACTTAACTCTAACAACTaataaacatttgaaattcagaagaatatttttttagaaaaatttatatgGGGTTAAAAAACAATATCAATAATAACTGTATTAACTGTGAAGTGAATCTTattgaataaaacaaattgtatAGTCAGTATATCTAATAGCTATttaaattggctacaagaagccACAAATTCCTCCGAAAAGGATTAGCCAAAGTTTCATTTCAGCGTTTTAAACATACATAATTAATTTTGTAGCTTAAAACATTAAAGGCCACTAACACAACGTCAAATTGCAAGAAGGCCCCTAACAGAAAAAATGTTAACTCAAAACTAGTTTCAATTATTGCTCAAATACTGGTTTTATAAACAACATCGATAGTCACAACAAAATGTCGATGATtgataaaaatgcaaaaacattAATACATCGATAGTGACATCGATGTTTTCTAGAGCTGGAAAAACATCGATGTTTGGGACCATCGATGTTTTCGATGTTTTCAACGTCAAACATCGATGAAACATCGATGTTTCGATGTTTGCGCGgtatttttaaaatcattcatttatttcgCGGATCTCAATGGAATAGAAAGATATAGCAACAATAGTTAAAGCGATACTAAATAAAAACGAAGTGACTTATTAAGATTTGGggttatattttaattataagcTAAAATTTAGTAAATaacaattcattcatttggtaactttttttataactaactaaaattaaaagaaatacgTTCTTTTAAAgatttacttttgttttaaattattaccattcaaaaaaaaaaaaaaaaaacaagggtAAGGGATcatttttgagatttttgtttaaaaacaaaagtttcttTACGACACAAGATTTCAAAGAGCAACGTCTATCCGATATTATTTGGTCTGCCGTGCTAGATAGTTGTTCCGACTCGCAGGACGATGCAGGCACACATAGAAATTTGTTGgccatttttttaaaacttttgtaaataagATAATATTAACTGTAAAGAAGTAAAATCTACTTTCcaaattaaattgcaaaatacaaaacagaaaactcTTATTTATATGCTTTTCCGTCGaagaattgaaaaagaaagaaaacatcgATAGTGCTGGCCAAACATCgatgttttataaaaatacaaaaccatCGATGCATCGATAGTACCATCGATGTTTTTTCCAGCTCTAATGTTTTCCCCACCGCTAGTTCTTGAGACGAAAACTCGAAAAAATTAATcagagaaaaatttaaataaaatggaTCGCACATTTTACGAGGGCTGGCTTATCAAATCACCGCCCACCAAACGGATTTGGCGCGCTGTAAGTGTTGAATATTTTATCCGAGAAAAACTTCAACGCCATTCCCCCTCTATCTTAGTCAAGTGAAGCAATTTCCTATAACGATCCCCTATACCCCGCCTCCATCCGCGCACCATGATCCCCCCGCCCCCGCTATCAATAAACATCAACACACTGTTATAAACATTcccaaaaaatgcaaattgcaaGAATAAGGAAAGAGAAATTGGAATTTCTAACTGTTGTTTACTGTTAGAGTTCTTTATTTCTGCACACTGAGTTGAGTCATACGAAGAAACGCACCAAAAACAATAATGttattggcatttttttttctacaatTACTCGTATATTTagttctttctctctcgcacTTGCTTGCAGCGCTTAAAGCGGATTCtccatgtatatatgtgtgtgtgtgtttgtttgtttgttggtgttgttgttgtttgcccAGAGATAATCATTTTTAATTCATTAATAGGCGGAGAGACTCGACTGGTATGACTAACTGACTAGCTGATTGAATGATTGACAGACTGGCGTACGCGCTCAGTGAAAATTGATTGAAATgcaaacccaaacccaaaccaCAAAAATGCGagcaaaattattaataataagaaagaaaaaaaagttgaatgAAAAGTATttgcatgtacatatgtgtatgtgtgactgtgtgtgtttggCGTGGGAACATGTTTTGGTCTCTgctactgttgttgttgttcttcgttgttgctgtttgtgGGGTCTGAATTTACGCTTAATTAATTTTCACgttaaatgtttactttgCTAGTCTCCCTAGTGGCCCGGCCCCCTTGCCCTTCTTCACTCCTCTCTTCACGCTGGTCTCCCCGGTTGATCAAGTATTAAATTACCAGCAGCAACTGTTGCgtttaatcaaattttgttGTGTATTTCATGTTGAAAGAAAGGCCCAAAGCGGCAcgtatgcatacatacatacatacacacatacttgCATAGCTATgcaatatacacatatacatatgaatgtaAATGCACTGCCGATAAGCcactcatcatcatcatgattatcatcgtcatcatcatcatcatcatcatccataTTAACATCATATCACTCGCTCACAAAAACAACGGGAgccacacacaaaaacaatgaCGCATTTGTCtcttgtatacatatatgtacatatatgtatatgggcTAATCCATAAGAATATGTATTTTCAATATCCTCGCTTTTGTATTCGCACTTCAACTTGCCACAAGTGTCAGCAACGTGGCGGCACCTGGCGCTTAATAGATTAACTATCTTCTATTATCCAAAAAAAACGGTTCCATAGTAGGCAAAAAGATACagtatacatttgtatatatgtatgtatatatgcatattctTAATCAGTTTTAATAGTTTTGCCTCGAACTTGgttttacataaataaatcaacTGTTTTTAAGTAAGCCTTCTTTAAATACTTTAGCCAGGGCCGCATTTAGGTAATGGAAAGCAAGGCGGAGGATTTCCACAAAAAGCGAAAATTATGAATTctattaatataaaaaacagTCCGGAAAACATGAGGGCCAACAATTGTATTAGCCCCCGCGCCCACACTACTCTAAATTTGGAATTGACAAGAGCATatattaaattcattaattaaaATCGCAATAAAATTAGCTAATTTATGCACCTGTAGAAACGTTAAAGCAAATTAAAGTGGCAGGTGCGTCAAATTGTTCATTTGCAGGTAAAGGGTAGATCCAAGCAGGATTAACCCATTCTTTGATGGTAAAAAACAAAGCTATTGATAGTTTAAAATTGACCAAGATAAAGTGAAGTATAGTATCTCTTAGTTAGACTTTACTGTGCTGAGtatgatatacatatgtatgaatatatatatctggcaTATATCTTAAGAATATTAGCTGCGTATTTTCTGCTCCTAGGGGGGTGCCAATTTATGGCAAgatgtttgtgtttgtgtttgtgtgtgtgtgtgtgtgtgtgtgtgtgtgtgtgtgtgtgtgtgtgtgtgtgtgtgtgtgtgtgtgtgtgtgtgtggatggtttttgtttattgtttataaTTCAATTAAGCAGATGATATTCTACTTACACGTCAAACAACAAGggcaagaaacaaaaataatgcatattattattattattttgtgtgtatattttaTGAAGAGGATTAAAGTCCGTCCAACCACGCATTAACCACCCAAACAGGCGCCCACTCTCACTCATCTGTTAAGCAATCAACAactgggtgtgtgtgtgtgtgtctctctctctctctctgtgtgtgtgtgtgtgtgtgtgtatgtgatgATTACCCAAGAAAATGTCAATGCAAAAAACTTACAATTCCGCGGAAAAGCTATCCAATGCCTCGCTTACTCATACGCTGATAGCCGCTGATGTAGTACCAAGCAAATCGTCAGCCACTGTAAGTGTAGCGACCTGCACCACCCATCCACCCACTCCACCCCCCACTCACTCTACACATCAATCCAACGAGGGTTACCTTTTAAATAGtcattttaataatataaaactTAAGATTAGGGAAAAAATTATTGGTATGCGATCAAGTTCAATCAATTCTTCCTATTCAAGGCTTGTCATTGTGATACATGCAAGGaatctctctcgctctgtctcTGACCCATCATAAAGATTGCATATAcctaaacaaaataaacaacttGACGATCCcagatcaaaaaaaaataaaaaacccaaCAACTGTCCCCGGATTGAGCGGATTGAGTCATGGCCACTCCTCCGTGAAGTAAACTTTGCTTACACAAACTTTAGGCATAACCCTCGCATGTAAATTTCTGTTTACTAACTCTGTTTCGTTCtgtttctgttctgttctgtttctgttttcgTTTTACAGCGCTGGCGTCGACGTTGGTTTACACTGAAGCAGGGCGAGATACCCGAACAGTTTTGCCTTGAATACTATACCGATCACAATTGCCGTAAACTGAAGGGTGTCATCGATTTGGATCAATGTGAGCAAGTCGATTGCGGCCTACGTCTTGAGAATCGCAAGCAGAAATTTCAATATATGTTTGATATCAAGACACCGAAACGTACCTATTATTTGGCAGCGGAAACCGAAGAAGATATGCGGGATTGGGTCAATTGTATATGCCAAGTGTGTCACTTGCATGATACCAAACAGTCCAACGAGCTGCCGTTAAGTGCTGCTGGTGGAATAGGAGCAGGTGGAGTAGGAGGAGTGGGTTCAGGAGGTAAGTTGCATAGAAGAAAGATGTCAAGGCTACCTTTTAATATATTCATTCCACACCATTTTAGATGACAATCGCACGCAACATACTAGCTCGAGTGGTGGGCTAAGTAATTCTACACAAAATACAACAACCACTTCATTGCATTCATCGGCGGGAACTACCACCACAACGACAGGACAACAGTCACagggtggtggtggtgcatCATCGACACTTCTGCGTCGTCCACAGGCGGTAATAGAGCAACAGCCCATGCCGCATCAGACTCCGGCAATTGCTGCCGCCACAAATAACAATTCCGACTCGGTCTATGTGAATACCAATAGCACGGACTACAACAATCGTTTGACTTTACTCTGTGATGGGAATTTCGAGCAGCAGCATTTGCTATCGGCTGCCCAACAACAGCCGCCACCATCACCAGCCACGGCTCTGTATTTGAATCACAGTGCCCTAATCCAAGCGCAGGCTCAAGCCCAAGCAGCGGAACAGCAACAGGCCGCACGGCTGGCCATAAGCTCGAATGGTGTGGTACGCAAATTACCCGAACATTTGGTTCTAACCCAACAGACTTTGGCCGAGGCGCAAGCCCAGTCATTGGGTGGAGCCCAACAGCAGGCTCCCTCACCAGCTTTAAGCACCGCCTCCGGACCGTATATACCAATTAGTGAATGTTTTTCGGGTAGTCCCAAATTCTTGACTGAAAGTGGACATCGCGTGGATATACCACATAATCCAACAACGCCGCTAAATAATTTAGATCCCAAATTCTATGATACACCCAGAAGTCATAATAATATTGGTCTCAATTTGACCAACGATCAATCCTATTCACCCAAAATAACCAATTTGAGCTTGGTAAGCAACAAATATTTACCTACCTGAATATTCATGGACTTGACTGCTtaaatgcatatgtatatatatttgaattttagCAGCAACTGGCAGCTAATGCCATTTCTGGACAAAAGCAACGTTCCGATTCGGATTCCGAAAGTGTGTTTACCGATGATGATGAATGGGCTCATCCCTTGCCATTAAGGGAAAATGTGGGTAAGTAGCTaagcaaattttcaatataaGAGATTGGAGGGGATAtgatattttttggtttttctttgtaTGTAGATCGCAGTACCCGGCCTTCGGATAGTTCAATAGAGAATGAATCATTCGTTTTAACCTACTCACAGCGTTTCTCGAAAATGCCTGAAGATGGCAGTGGCGGCGGTGGAGCAACGACTCCAAATGCCGATGCGGTGACATCT from the Drosophila willistoni isolate 14030-0811.24 chromosome XR unlocalized genomic scaffold, UCI_dwil_1.1 Seg105, whole genome shotgun sequence genome contains:
- the LOC6645040 gene encoding 60S ribosomal protein L8; the encoded protein is MGRVIRAQRKGAGSVFKAHVKKRKGAAKLRSLDFAERSGYIRGVVKDIVHDPGRGAPLAVVHFRDPYRYKIRKELFIAPEGMHTGQFVYCGRKATLQIGNVMPLSQMPEGTIICNLEEKTGDRGRLARTSGNYATVIAHNPDTKKTRVKLPSGAKKVVPSANRAMVGIVAGGGRIDKPILKAGRAYHKYKVKRNSWPKVRGVAMNPVEHPHGGGNHQHIGKASTVKRGTSAGRKVGLIAARRTGRIRGGKGDAKDK
- the LOC6645041 gene encoding protein daughter of sevenless isoform X1 — its product is MDRTFYEGWLIKSPPTKRIWRARWRRRWFTLKQGEIPEQFCLEYYTDHNCRKLKGVIDLDQCEQVDCGLRLENRKQKFQYMFDIKTPKRTYYLAAETEEDMRDWVNCICQVCHLHDTKQSNELPLSAAGGIGAGGVGGVGSGDDNRTQHTSSSGGLSNSTQNTTTTSLHSSAGTTTTTTGQQSQGGGGASSTLLRRPQAVIEQQPMPHQTPAIAAATNNNSDSVYVNTNSTDYNNRLTLLCDGNFEQQHLLSAAQQQPPPSPATALYLNHSALIQAQAQAQAAEQQQAARLAISSNGVVRKLPEHLVLTQQTLAEAQAQSLGGAQQQAPSPALSTASGPYIPISECFSGSPKFLTESGHRVDIPHNPTTPLNNLDPKFYDTPRSHNNIGLNLTNDQSYSPKITNLSLQQLAANAISGQKQRSDSDSESVFTDDDEWAHPLPLRENVDRSTRPSDSSIENESFVLTYSQRFSKMPEDGSGGGGATTPNADAVTSTASVLTPPPLKQAADQHHTLEKLAKVLKNKNNLILDFKDNEKIPRDLPQLSDTENTSPAIVARRHANSSLIEESYDIPRSHQLPYYNVNQLLGERPMTSPHNTNPIAASTPNLMADVAAISSSSTAGAAAAAALTGGPTPSPSAVSASARTLPRPHCYTNAAPTKMEGNVFRYDFIEQKDCPPVNRKLKPKVAATAGAPGGLATVEDKPPEEFPAKPPVGAMEHLTTKFYVAQLQQQQTAAAAVGGVGAVGPPSVDRKCKPNAYKLGSSATMSPATRRSTGAPLSMVLPHETDVHSPAAAAYFHETRTLPRQQHRPHPNSPGSHSVQHQRTASAAAAMMSTSYLAVAAAAAAQKSQLPPAAAAPAAAHTEHKLQYFDLDVTNKPPLLNRQSMSVGNLYTQGAGTSAAAAVAIAATAQAPVRSTVVYNLVDFVKTEAFKRIREERNKESSETK
- the LOC6645041 gene encoding protein daughter of sevenless isoform X2; the encoded protein is MDRTFYEGWLIKSPPTKRIWRARWRRRWFTLKQGEIPEQFCLEYYTDHNCRKLKGVIDLDQCEQVDCGLRLENRKQKFQYMFDIKTPKRTYYLAAETEEDMRDWVNCICQVCHLHDTKQSNELPLSAAGGIGAGGVGGVGSGDDNRTQHTSSSGGLSNSTQNTTTTSLHSSAGTTTTTTGQQSQGGGGASSTLLRRPQAVIEQQPMPHQTPAIAAATNNNSDSVYVNTNSTDYNNRLTLLCDGNFEQQHLLSAAQQQPPPSPATALYLNHSALIQAQAQAQAAEQQQAARLAISSNGVVRKLPEHLVLTQQTLAEAQAQSLGGAQQQAPSPALSTASGPYIPISECFSGSPKFLTESGHRVDIPHNPTTPLNNLDPKFYDTPRSHNNIGLNLTNDQSYSPKITNLSLQLAANAISGQKQRSDSDSESVFTDDDEWAHPLPLRENVDRSTRPSDSSIENESFVLTYSQRFSKMPEDGSGGGGATTPNADAVTSTASVLTPPPLKQAADQHHTLEKLAKVLKNKNNLILDFKDNEKIPRDLPQLSDTENTSPAIVARRHANSSLIEESYDIPRSHQLPYYNVNQLLGERPMTSPHNTNPIAASTPNLMADVAAISSSSTAGAAAAAALTGGPTPSPSAVSASARTLPRPHCYTNAAPTKMEGNVFRYDFIEQKDCPPVNRKLKPKVAATAGAPGGLATVEDKPPEEFPAKPPVGAMEHLTTKFYVAQLQQQQTAAAAVGGVGAVGPPSVDRKCKPNAYKLGSSATMSPATRRSTGAPLSMVLPHETDVHSPAAAAYFHETRTLPRQQHRPHPNSPGSHSVQHQRTASAAAAMMSTSYLAVAAAAAAQKSQLPPAAAAPAAAHTEHKLQYFDLDVTNKPPLLNRQSMSVGNLYTQGAGTSAAAAVAIAATAQAPVRSTVVYNLVDFVKTEAFKRIREERNKESSETK